Below is a genomic region from Helianthus annuus cultivar XRQ/B chromosome 2, HanXRQr2.0-SUNRISE, whole genome shotgun sequence.
aacgcaggggtTTAATACTAGTTTATTAATGAAAAGCTCTTAACGGATTATTATTAAATTTTCTTCCCAGCTCTCTACTTTTTCTCTCTGTAAACCCTAGCCCCTGTTTCATTTAATTCAATTCATTCTTCATTCCATTCAAACATTACTTTAGTAAGGGGACTGGGGGTGGTacaaattccatcactcacaatatccaatcaagtttcgccatgtcatcaaccattatttcaTCACTCAAAACTTTttttagtggcggtggtcatcactcacaacacccaacaataaacccccACACCCCCTTACATTATTATCACGGAATGGACATCAACGCGTGGAAAACTCCACGAGTGATAAAGTTCATGAGTGATGGGAGGTGGTGACGGCGGTGTTCTAAAGTTTTCCACGAGGGATGGGAGTTCCATCACGCACCACCCCCAGTCCCCTAACAGGTATGTATCATATGTATTGTTCCTCTATTTATCACATATGCATATATTGTTTGATCTATATTTATTAATTACTAATAAGGAACCCGCACGATGCGTCCCTAATTTGTGTCTATAGTCAATTCCTTGATAAATCCCACCCGTGGCCCTCGTTCTACAACTAATATCAGGATATTAAATAacgtttttcttctttttttcaaACAACCAGAACAAACCtccattaaacataaacaattacAAGAACCAACGCCCAACAAGATGTGCTAAGCACAGAATCAACAAAAACAACAATTTTCACCCTTTGCACCAGCCTATTACACTCAAAATTTGAACAAAGACTAATTAATATACGATGCCAAATGGCTACCCCACATACAAACATTTCTACCCTAAAGAAGCCAAATATGTGAATCAGAAAAGAGAATTTCAATAACAAATCAAAGAGGAGGCGCCAGAGCCAACTGTTAGAGATCATGGCCGGCCTTAGCGGTGGgcggaccaccggccagggcccgatatttcgaggggcacgtttttttataaaaaatcccgatatgtatatgtaaaatattttttagtAGGGTACACCCAAGGAGTTGTGGCAAACCGCCATCAGAAGCCAGGAGGAGGGAACTTGCATGTGTATTGCAtgtggatttttgaattttattattaattttgtCAATATAATCTTAACCATTAGATTATAGATTCTTTCCTAAACTTCTTACAAAACACATCCTTTTTACAATAACTATACCCTATAAATTAcataattatatttattgttttttatttaaaaataaaaaattgccAAAAATCGTCTTTGTGGTTTGacaattgctaaaatcgtccatTAGAGTTAAAGATATATTTTAACAGAGTTACTAATTTGGATGAGATAACAAAAATAAAACGTTAGGGGTCTAGTTACAAAATTCTTATTTTAAATGGAACAAGCAAAAACGCCACAATACTCTTGAGAAAAATACAAATCGTAACCGGCTATCATATTAGCTGAAAGATAATCTAAACATGTACATTTTAGGGTCCGTTTTAAGAAATACATTACCCAAGATATATCTTatcttactatataataaaagaaaccacttttgggacacttgtcatcatattagaccatttcttatagataattattattttaatttaatcttttctaattaattataaataaccctcctactaaatattatttaatttaatatcttatattatagataactctcctactaaatattattagtttaatatcttatggataattattatttagtttaatctccttcttaTTTATaacattatttatttgaattaattatatttgaaccttttgtttagtttggtatcaaataaattttacgaaacttaaaataaaattaactaatattatttatcatttatatatttacggagttttaaataaagtgttaatttattgagacttcgttaacaaattttgcaacaacagaataatctattttatcacgaaaaacaaactttgtattaaatattaaatatttttattttcactatacacaattacatttactcgacccatgtaacacatgaggttttttaagatataactttttaagatatatattttttattatttaatacagaaaattagatttattcaaatCGTGTAATTCGCATaattttaaagatgtaattttttattgtttggtatataaaattacatttattcaacccgtgtaataaatgaggttttttaaagacgtgttattttattatttggtaaaaaacattacatttattcaactcgtgtattacacgtggttttaaagatataaattttttatttggtgtataaaattacatttattcaacccgtacaatatggttcttatagatataactttttattatttaatatataaaattatatttattcaacctgtacaataaatggggttttaaagatatattgctttattatttagtatataaaatttatttatttaaccccGTGTATTACTAATTATTAAATCCAGAATGCAATTAGCCTCAACAAAGAGGGGCCTAATTATTAAATCCAGAATGCAATTAGCCACAACAAATAGGGGATAAAACTGGGCTTTTGCGCCCATGATTCTGGATCAAAGGAGGAGACAAACTGGGGTTTTGGGCCTATGATTTTGGGCTTGAGTTCTTTTTCTAATCTGACCAGCGGAGTAGTCATCCATTCTTCACACTTATTTACACAGCTTCCATCAATCAGACGAAcagaaactagggttttccagCACCTAATCAAGGTAATCTCTTGCTACTAATTCTTCATGTGGATTTAGAATACTATTATTTGCACACCTTGTACGAATACcggtttagttgtttttattcAAACAGATTCGAAATATGAGAAAATTAGGTTAATTTGTTATTGAATCAGACATCTAAAATACCTTGTTGAGTGAAATTGGTACTTTTGATCGTTAATCTGTTAGTTGTTTGAAGTGTTTTCACACAGTAAAACAGCTAGGATTGGATAAGTAATCTGTGATTAAATCAGACATTGTGATAGGCGTTTGGGTTGACTTTACCACTTGAATTTTTGAACAATTAAGGTTACTGCAGATGATCAGTGGTAATATGTTTAGTAAAGTGTtttcatggttgcaaaagtcgttagGCGTCCCTAGGCGGTCGAcgggggagttgagagtactcagCCTAGGCGGAGACTACCctgggagtactcggacatgctaaattataaagaaattagttttcggaaattaaaatgtcaaataacataaatttacaaacatgtttaagaaaatacgtgaaaatgatattaattttttaatatgATAGACACAGGTactatgttttattttttttaaagtcaaactcggcctgagttgacctactagatctgATTCTGACCAAGGTTGACCGCATTTGATCGATTCTGTGTAATTAGGCGGAGTTAAAGAAAGTCTCCTCGGCAGTTGTAGCGCTTAAAAGATAAATTAAGAATAACCCGTTATAATAAAGATGATAACCTTGATTAACCGGTTTCTTAATCTTTCTTGTTCTCAAGGCTTTATCATCATGGTCAGTACAGCAGATCTGTTAGCAATATCCCAATCTTCCATTTTGCTTCCCCAATTTCGTTCCCAAGTGTCGACTCAAGGCCAAAACCGTACCCCGTGCTATAAAGTTTGTACCACAGCTTCAACTAGTTGTACCCGTGGCTTCTCATTGACACCCACATCAAATCTCTCACTATACCGTCCGATTAGTATCAAACAGCAGTCAAGAAACCGGTTTTCAAGTGTGTTAAGAGGCTGTGTAGTTCCTGAAAAAGTACCAACTGCTTTTTCTGTTGATTTTGTAGAAGGAACTGATATCGAACCAGATAGCaccggtggtggtggcggtggtgacgTTGGTGGTGGTGAAGGAAACAACTGGGGCGGTAGTGGAGGCGGTGAAGGATCATCAGACGACAGTGAGAAGGAACCCAAGAAGATGGCGATGTCGATGTCTCAGAAGCTAACGCTGGGCTATGCCGCATTAGTTGGGCTGGGCGGATTGATGGGTTATTTAAAAAGCGGGAGCCAGAAATCTTTACTCTCTGGCGGCATATCTGCAGCGTTACTGTACTATGTTTACACGCAACTGCCGGTGAACCCAGTGTTCGCATCATGTGTTGGGTTTGGTTTGTCTGCTGCACTTTTGGGAGTCATGGGTACACGGTTCAAGAAGTCGGGCAAAGTTTTTCCAGCTGGGGTTGTGTCTGTCGTGTCGCTTGTTATGACTGGTGGGTATATACACGGTATCATGCGCAGCTTTCATTAACGGTGGTGGTTAAATGTGTACGTTTATGGACTCCCAAGACGTTTGTATCGTTGTAATCTTCGACTTTGTTTGTGTTGAATAAATAGTTGAATATTGATATAGATCTTTTGTGGTGGTGGAATGTGAACCGGTTTTGTTGTTTATTTTGTGGCTTATAGAATGTAGAGGTCTTGCGGTTTATAAATCGTTATGTTCGTGTTAACTTATGTGTGATAGACGGATCGAGCAGGTTAAGCTAAAAGATTGTTCTATTGTTGCAAGAAAAAAATGCCCTGTGGtaagtttaagtttatatttggTCTTTGACTTCTTGAGAAAATCCATATAGTCTCAATTTTTAATACCATTTCTTTCATTAGTTTTCTAAATACATAATACATGAATCTTTAGTATGCATCTTTTTAGGTCACTGAGATTTTTAAATACAAATAAAAAGAATGATAGTATTTGATTGTATTTTTAACTATTAAACAGTAAAAGTCGGTCAGCCTAACCTTTCAACCATATATGCTTTTGAGGTTTCCAACATATTGGTATGTAGTGTGGCCTAAAATCAAAGATGTGCTGAACTAATATGAAAACCTAAACATTAGGGGAGATGTTTAATCCAATAATCCGTCCGATTAACTTAACACAGCAAATTGCATCTATATTAATCTTGATTTTCTTTGATACTGAAAACCTAGATCCTTTCAAGAATCAACAGCAACAAGATAATTTGCTAGAAATAATACGTGCATGAAATTTAAATTGTACAAGATTTATCAATAGAGTTAAATTAGCAAATTATTGATTTCAAAAAAAGTTTGCAATTTCGCAGTCGATGTTATTTTCGATCCCATGTGGCGTCCTCATCTCCCCAGGGATAACCCAATCTATCCCGCTCTTTGTATGAGTCACTGGTTTCGTCCTGCCTTGAACTCATGAGGAGAGCGGCATCAACTCTCTCTCGACTAGGCATGTACATTTCTTCATTGACATTGACTTCGTCCGTGATAAAGCTCCATATTAGCCAGTAATCCTAAGCATTCAAGCATAACGCGTAGCATACCGATCTTCAAATATTTGGCCTGTGACACTCTCCGACCACCATTTCATGCACGTTCTTGTGCATGCTCGCCGTCCCATACCAGCTCGCATACTTGACAATGTTTGATTCCTTAATGTTGAGCATGATTCACTTTGGAAAGGCATGACACTCTCCGATAGTACAACAACAACGATCTTCTTTCATGCAGGTTCAAAGAAGTGCATCGGATTACTTTTGTTGGCGCCGATGTTTACCGATAGTTTCAGGAATTCGCGGAACCTGACAGCTTTCGTCCTTCGTCTTTTACGGGCTGCTTATACATTAGTTTTTGAACACAACATCGAAGGATTTATTGATACTATACTATAGCGGCGCTCACGATCCCATAGTCACGGCGTACAATGACCTTCACCGAAGTGAACCCATATTTTGTCTTCTCCCACCACCATTCTATAACCATATTCTAGTTAAGCACACTTTGGTTAAGAGTCATGCTCCAACGTATACGAGAATCGccctgctctgataccaaatgtcaCGGGGTTAGTTTTCAATCCCCGTGTGGCATCCCCATCTCCTCGGGGATAAGCCAATCCAACCCGCTCTTTGTGTGGGTCACTAGTTTCATCCTGTCTTGAACTCGTTAGGAGAGCGGCACCAGCTCTCGATCAGTGGTTCGTTCGTTGTAGATACGACTAGGCACTTACACTTCTTCATTGACACTGACTCCATCCCTAATAAAACTTGATGCGCTAAAAGTAGTTTaagaaaaattaactaaattaacctaAGTTTTACTCTAGACTCTCTAAGACTCGACTAAACTACTAACCGGCAAATGGACCGGCCGAATCTAGTAAAGTTTTGTAAGTCCGTCATTTCGAACCCACGAGATTCTTTAGACTATGTAAGCTAGACTCAATAGACTTAACAGACTGACACGACTAATTTGATTTTATGTTTTGAGGGCAGGGGGGTTTCTAATATCCTAAAATTTCAATCAATTAAAGCTAACTAATGAGAATAAACTCGAACACGAATTAGACTTGGGTTGAACTCAGTGGTGACAAATAACTACGTAGGCTGGAATCCCAAATATTATTGTCTATCTTTCTATCATATACTAATGTGCTATGGAACCAGGATCTTCAAATGCTAAACCCTAAGAGGATCTGAACAGGACCCCTGACCCTTCTCGGGAAGACACCTATGGAACACTAATTAAAGGCTGTTACGAACACCGGTTATCTAGAATCCCTCACGGTTGTCTAACTATCTAAAAAAGTGCCCTAAAGTGATTAACTACCTCACGGTGGGAAATCTATGGCAACTATGGACCTTGATTTGGTTCAATGGACAAGAAATTGGTAAGGCAACTAAAACAACCTTCTCACAAAGACCTAATCCTAGCAATTTACCAACCAAGACCCATCAATAACCTAGCACCTCACAGTGACGAGAGTTAGTAGAACATCTAAACCTATTTAAATCGAGAATATTTTTTCTATGGTTTATCGACGAATCCACCAGAAGACTACCCAAACCCGTAAGGACCCGAGACTCAACACAAACCCATTACGTGAAAGACATTCACCAAGATCTATGTTAAACAATAAACATTCAATAAGCAAGTAGAGATATGCAAACACACCAAATCAATGAACCAAAGTCATTTACTTTTCAAGAAAATCCATAAACACAATTCGTATCCAATAAAAATCTAGACTTTATTATTTGTTCATCTCAACCTAAATAGTTTAGGGCTTTTAGCCAAGAAACATTATTGAAAACATCAAAACACAAGTCTTAAACAGAGAATTCATCAATAGAAGAGAAAAAAACTAAGAAACAAGATAAACCGGGAAGACAAAACCCACTAAATCTTCAATCTCTTGACTTCCAGCTCCTACCCAATGATTCTCGAGCTTCCTTCCCTTCAATTTCGTGCAAATTTTGCTCCTGGATTCACCCAAAGTTGTCCCAATTCGTCTAGGGTTGTCTCGTATTGATTAGGGTTAAGTAAGGGCTTAAATAGGGCCAAATATTGAAGTTTTACGCGTTGACTAGGGcttctctcgcggcccgcgagctgATATAGTCCCTCTCCTCGCAGGTGGTGAGTGTCTCGGGTACTGAGAATACGGTTTtgttcataactttctcgtttcaactccgttttcttcactgTTTTCGCCTACGGACTCGTAATTCAATTCTCTATCTTCTCATCTGCTCAAATCTCCATTTTCATTTCATGAGAATCCTTCACTAAGCCCACCCCCTCCCCGTGTGCTCGTTTCTTCAACTTTTTAGC
It encodes:
- the LOC110915599 gene encoding protein FATTY ACID EXPORT 2, chloroplastic isoform X1; the protein is MVSTADLLAISQSSILLPQFRSQVSTQGQNRTPCYKVCTTASTSCTRGFSLTPTSNLSLYRPISIKQQSRNRFSSVLRGCVVPEKVPTAFSVDFVEGTDIEPDSTGGGGGGDVGGGEGNNWGGSGGGEGSSDDSEKEPKKMAMSMSQKLTLGYAALVGLGGLMGYLKSGSQKSLLSGGISAALLYYVYTQLPVNPVFASCVGFGLSAALLGVMGTRFKKSGKVFPAGVVSVVSLVMTGGYIHGIMRSFH
- the LOC110915599 gene encoding protein FATTY ACID EXPORT 2, chloroplastic isoform X2, with translation MAMSMSQKLTLGYAALVGLGGLMGYLKSGSQKSLLSGGISAALLYYVYTQLPVNPVFASCVGFGLSAALLGVMGTRFKKSGKVFPAGVVSVVSLVMTGGYIHGIMRSFH